A stretch of DNA from Thalassospiraceae bacterium LMO-SO8:
GGTCGGTCATATCGGCGACGCCGATACGCGCGATCAGGGGCGAATCGTGCAGGCCTGACCAAATCAGGACATGCCCGCCCCTGGTGATCTGACCGGCCAGCTCGATCGCTTTCTTGGCGTCCTCGAAATGGTCGAGAGATGTCGCGAATACGGCCATATCGAACTTGCGGTCAAGGTTCGCTTCTTTCAGGTCTTCCAGGCGACCGCACACGAAGGCGTAGTCACGGTCCAGATTTTCCGCGATGGGGTCGAGCCCGGCATAGTGAAGACGGCTTTCCAGAATACGGGCATAAGGCGGTACGTGATCGCCGATCCCGCATCCAAGGTCGATCAGGTTTTTCGCATCCCAGATCAGGGACCATTTGGCGATGAAGCCCCCGAACATGGCCATGATCGCCTTGGTTGAATCGGGGTAACCATCGAA
This window harbors:
- a CDS encoding methyltransferase domain-containing protein, translated to MKKMINLEEFLNNRQTLRLGEGGSVAWRNITEASLEEYRVHHLFDGYPDSTKAIMAMFGGFIAKWSLIWDAKNLIDLGCGIGDHVPPYARILESRLHYAGLDPIAENLDRDYAFVCGRLEDLKEANLDRKFDMAVFATSLDHFEDAKKAIELAGQITRGGHVLIWSGLHDSPLIARIGVADMTDRLCRENHNAISRTLSFLFYSLFTWPRVSRDLAIRERNLEKGVSLDKLHFNYFTETDLKDLLLSTGQINEFSICPGTNSVFISLTVGASEDGDENKSV